One Setaria viridis chromosome 5, Setaria_viridis_v4.0, whole genome shotgun sequence genomic region harbors:
- the LOC117855382 gene encoding uncharacterized protein isoform X1: protein MRAVVQRVLSASVEVEGRVVSAIGPGLLVLVGVHEADTDSDADYICRKVLNMRLFPNENTGKAWDQSVMQRNFEVLLVSQFTLYGILKGNKPDFHVAMPPAKAKPFYASLVEKFQRSYSADSVKDGVFGAMMKVSLVNDGPVTMQVDSPSLQGAAQSSNGDDGLLRDGEARVPKETC, encoded by the exons ATGAGGGCCGTGGTGCAGCGCGTCCTCTCGGCCAGCGTCGAG GTGGAGGGACGAGTAGTGTCGGCGATCGGCCCTGGACTCCTCGTACTCGTCGGCGTCCACGAGGCGGACACTGACTCCGACGCCGACTACAT TTGTCGGAAGGTCCTGAACATGAGGCTATTTCCTAACGAGAATACTGGGAAAGCATGGGATCAAAGT GTTATGCAGCGTAACTTTGAAGTCCTATTAG TCAGCCAGTTTACATTATATGGCATCCTGAAGGGTAACAAGCCAGATTTTCATGTGGCTATGCCACCTGCAAAAGCAAAACCATTCTATGCTTCTCTAGTCGAGAAATTTCAGAGGTCATACTCGGCTGATTCAGTGAAAG ATGGTGTTTTTGGAGCAATGATGAAG GTTTCTTTGGTAAACGATGGCCCAGTGACAATGCAAGTCGACTCACCCTCACTGCAAGGCGCTGCTCAGTCAAG CAATGGCGATGATGGTTTGCTTAGAGATGGTGAAGCAAGAGTGCCTAAAGAGACATGCTAA
- the LOC117855380 gene encoding zinc finger protein MAGPIE, whose translation MLEKPPTMASEATAAIISNPLMAPLPLSHQQAEQQQQPLPPPAKKKRSLPGTPDPDAEVIALSPRTLMATNRFVCEICGKGFQRDQNLQLHRRGHNLPWKLRQRSGKEPPRKRVYVCPETSCVHHNPSRALGDLTGIKKHFCRKHGEKKWKCDKCSKKYAVQSDWKAHAKTCGTREYRCDCGTLFSRRDSFITHRAFCDALAEETARLNAAAAPSSYHFAAGSPPGLAAVRPNMVLPAPPHLKLWGGSDTATLPSMGIIGGVLAGAGAPPPVVPPQLYAELLPVPGAPSSQQLDAAQLGWLYGGSTGKQLSSSNASDLTTTEAPSVFSGQHHGNAKPAPPTDMSATALLQKAAQMGAVQASGNAMSAAEDVFRASSQLQHAANLTGGNVAYDILSAAGLNKDAAVHVGREETRDFLGVGVQALCSSSLPLHGWIA comes from the exons ATGCTGGAAAAGCCACCCACAATGGCAAGTGAAGCAACGGCAGCCATCATCTCCAACCCCTTGATggctcctcttcctctgtcTCATCAACaagcagagcagcagcagcagcctctccctcctccggccAAGAAGAAGCGCAGCCTCCCGGGCACACCAG ACCCTGATGCGGAGGTGATCGCTCTGTCGCCGCGGACGCTGATGGCGACGAACCGGTTCGTGTGCGAGATCTGCGGCAAGGGCTTCCAGCGCGACCAGAacctgcagctgcaccggcggggCCACAACCTGCCATGGAAGCTCCGGCAGCGCAGCGGCAAGGAGCCCCCCCGGAAGCGCGTGTACGTGTGCCCGGAGACCAGCTGCGTCCACCACAACCCGTCGCGCGCCCTCGGCGACCTCACCGGAATCAAGAAGCACTTCTGCCGGAAGCACGGCGAGAAGAAGTGGAAGTGCGACAAGTGCTCAAAGAAGTACGCCGTGCAGTCGGACTGGAAGGCGCACGCCAAGACATGCGGAACACGAGAGTACAGATGCGACTGCGGAACCCTCTTCTCCAG GCGCGATAGCTTCATCACCCACCGCGCCTTCTGCGACGCGCTGGCCGAGGAGACGGCCAGgctcaacgccgccgccgcgcccagcAGCTACCACTTCGCCGCGGGCTCGCCGCCGGGGCTGGCCGCCGTGCGACCCAACATGGtgctccccgcgccgccacaCCTCAAGCTGTGGGGCGGCAGCGATACTGCTACGCTGCCATCCATGGGCATTATTGGTGGCGTCCTAGCCGGTGCCGGCGCTCCGCCGCCAGTGGTGCCCCCGCAGCTGTACGCGGAGCTCCTCCCCGTCCCCGGTGCACCGTCGTCGCAGCAGCTGGACGCGGCGCAGCTCGGCTGGCTGTACGGCGGGAGCACCGGCAAGCAGCTCTCCTCGTCAAACGCCAGCGACCTGACGACGACGGAGGCGCCGTCCGTGTTCAGCGGGCAGCACCACGGGAATGCCAAGCCCGCGCCGCCCACCGACATGTCGGCCACGGCGCTGCTGCAGAAGGCGGCGCAGATGGGTGCCGTGCAGGCGTCCGGCAATGCCATGTCCGCCGCCGAGGACGTGTTTCGCGCAAGCAGCCAACTGCAGCACGCTGCCAACCTCACCGGCGGGAACGTGGCCTACGACATCCTGTCGGCGGCCGGCCTCAATAAGGACGCCGCCGTGCACGTGGGGAGGGAGGAGACGAGGGATTTCTTAGGCGTTGGCGTGCAAGCGCTGTGCTCCTCGTCGCTGCCGCTGCATGGCTGGATTgcttga
- the LOC117855383 gene encoding OPA3-like protein isoform X2 has protein sequence MALPVAKLGTLALRTLSKPIASRLKNQAAVHPKFRNFIVAIAQINHRITTKIQRRIYGHATDVEIRPLDEQKAVQAATDLIGEAFIFSVAVAALIFEVQRSARSEARKEEARKQELELCTCLIHYSIL, from the exons ATGGCGCTGCCGGTGGCGAAGCTGGGCACCCTGGCGCTGCGGACCCTGTCCAAGCCCATCGCCAGCCGCCTCAAGAACCAGGCCGCCGTCCACCCCAAATTCCGCAACTTCATCGTCGCCATCGCCCAG ATAAACCATCGTATCACCACAAAGATACAAAGGCGCATTTATGGGCATGCGACAGATGTGGAGATCAGGCCTCTAGATGAGCAGAAAGCAGTACAAGCTGCTACGGATCTCATCGGAGAAGCCTTTATCTTTTCG GTCGCTGTTGCTGCTTTAATTTTTGAGGTTCAAAGAAGTGCAAGGTCAGAGGCTAGGAAGGAGGAAGCTCGTAAGCAGGAACTTGAG CTCTGTACCTGCCTCATTCACTACTCAATCCTGTGA
- the LOC117855383 gene encoding uncharacterized protein isoform X1 produces the protein MALPVAKLGTLALRTLSKPIASRLKNQAAVHPKFRNFIVAIAQINHRITTKIQRRIYGHATDVEIRPLDEQKAVQAATDLIGEAFIFSVAVAALIFEVQRSARSEARKEEARKQELEELKQREDSLAKELEDLKLKLNEIERLAKGRGLTGILNLKGVHGAEGGKAATPA, from the exons ATGGCGCTGCCGGTGGCGAAGCTGGGCACCCTGGCGCTGCGGACCCTGTCCAAGCCCATCGCCAGCCGCCTCAAGAACCAGGCCGCCGTCCACCCCAAATTCCGCAACTTCATCGTCGCCATCGCCCAG ATAAACCATCGTATCACCACAAAGATACAAAGGCGCATTTATGGGCATGCGACAGATGTGGAGATCAGGCCTCTAGATGAGCAGAAAGCAGTACAAGCTGCTACGGATCTCATCGGAGAAGCCTTTATCTTTTCG GTCGCTGTTGCTGCTTTAATTTTTGAGGTTCAAAGAAGTGCAAGGTCAGAGGCTAGGAAGGAGGAAGCTCGTAAGCAGGAACTTGAG GAATTGAAACAAAGGGAAGATAGTCTAGCAAAGGAATTGGAGGATCTTAAATTGAAGCTGAATGAAATCGAGCGGCTTGCTAAAGGACGAGGCCTAACAGGAATCTTGAACTTGAAAGGGGTCCATGGGGCAGAAGGCGGCAAGGCAGCGACACCTGCATGA
- the LOC117855382 gene encoding uncharacterized protein isoform X2, producing the protein MRAVVQRVLSASVEVEGRVVSAIGPGLLVLVGVHEADTDSDADYICRKVLNMRLFPNENTGKAWDQSVMQRNFEVLLVSQFTLYGILKGNKPDFHVAMPPAKAKPFYASLVEKFQRSYSADSVKDGVFGAMMKVPLSEKKCFFGKRWPSDNASRLTLTARRCSVKQWR; encoded by the exons ATGAGGGCCGTGGTGCAGCGCGTCCTCTCGGCCAGCGTCGAG GTGGAGGGACGAGTAGTGTCGGCGATCGGCCCTGGACTCCTCGTACTCGTCGGCGTCCACGAGGCGGACACTGACTCCGACGCCGACTACAT TTGTCGGAAGGTCCTGAACATGAGGCTATTTCCTAACGAGAATACTGGGAAAGCATGGGATCAAAGT GTTATGCAGCGTAACTTTGAAGTCCTATTAG TCAGCCAGTTTACATTATATGGCATCCTGAAGGGTAACAAGCCAGATTTTCATGTGGCTATGCCACCTGCAAAAGCAAAACCATTCTATGCTTCTCTAGTCGAGAAATTTCAGAGGTCATACTCGGCTGATTCAGTGAAAG ATGGTGTTTTTGGAGCAATGATGAAGGTGCCTCTgagtgaaaaaaaat GTTTCTTTGGTAAACGATGGCCCAGTGACAATGCAAGTCGACTCACCCTCACTGCAAGGCGCTGCTCAGTCAAG CAATGGCGATGA
- the LOC117855381 gene encoding LOB domain-containing protein 21, giving the protein MVSLVILSVCRGKGTDMTGAGNGGGGGGGACAVCKHQRRKCEPNCELAAYFPAHRMNDFRALHLVFGVANLTKLIIKANATDAARRRAAETLTWEARWRERDPAEGCYREVACLRRDNALLRADNAALRRQLADHHHLLLCWSSTTNNMAAGGGNGQLVAVRPPPPSHAPAPPPAAAAMRDHPSISSRDNKSSNPRC; this is encoded by the exons ATGGTCTCTCTTGTTATTCTATCTGTCTGCAGAGGAAAGGGGACAGACATGACCGGCGCCGGCaacggaggtggtggtggcggcggcgcgtgcgccGTTTGCAAGCACCAGCGTCGCAAATGCGAGCCCAACTGCGAGCTGGCGGCCTACTTCCCGGCACACAGGATGAACGACTTCCGGGCGTTGCACCTGGTGTTCGGGGTGGCCAACCTCaccaagctcatcatcaaggccaacgccaccgacgccgcccgccgccgagccgccgagACGCTCACCTGGGAGGCGCGCTGGCGGGAGAGAGACCCCGCCGAGGGATGCTACCGGGAGGTGGCCTGCCTCCGCCGCGACAACGCCCTGCTGCGCGCCGACAACGCCGCCCTGCGGAGGCAGCTCGctgaccaccaccacctgctgctcTGCTGGTCCAGCACCACCAACAACATGGCCGCTGGTGGTGGTAATGGCCAACTGGTGGCCgtgcgaccgccgccgccgtctcatGCCCCCGCACCACCtccggcagccgccgccatgAGAGACCACCCTTCTATTTCTAGCAGGGACAACAAGAGCAGCAACCCCAG GTGCTAA
- the LOC117855379 gene encoding C2 domain-containing protein At1g53590, whose product MDAAELPLVYHIGLVLAALWAAGALGIRHSFLFLLAFLYLYMVNARCAMRLRKRIQHEEMKSAYQRRLLSDAESVRWLNHAINKMWPICMEKIVSQLLRPIIPWFLDKFKPWTVSKASVQELYMGRNPPMFTSMRVLPETSDDDHLVLELGMNFLSAEDMSAILAMQLHKSVGLGMTANMHLTSMHVEGKILVGVKFVRSWPFLGRVRLCFVEPPYFQMTVKPLINHGLDVTEFPGISGWLDKLMDTAFGQTLVEPNMIVINVEKFASTPSENNWFSIEERPPIAYVKLEILEGTDMKPSDINGLADPYVKGRLGPFKFQTEIQRKTLSPKWFEEFKIPITSWEASNELVMEVRDKDPMFDDSLGGCTIDLHELRGGQRHDKWISLNNVKKGRIHLAVTVEDISEDKNVSCSDEPLKKADAELPVLTSADSTTDAGELPEEKKVLMDEVEHINIDGQEQPGGLYVHRPGAGVPKTWESRKGRARAPDTQIYQEVDKSKEIPAPKSSGHGGLFNLGSFFRKNSRKESFKGDPSLPTTPGSQSVTELDPKLPKTPHPNLKELGEKRTSIKLVVNEEASPASKVGDTDNSTEDVAKVIQKNAGEPGRSLTSTLSRNISRKREEDRLSDIQEQIEAHGSESVTVSEEHIPVEGEPIEKEGHQTTEHENGDGAEEDSVGAEIATQAS is encoded by the exons CTCCTTTCTGATGCAGAATCAGTACGGTGGTTAAACCATGCAATAAACAAGATGTGGCCTATCTGTATGGAGAAGATCGTTTCACAACTTTTACGGCCCATCATACCGTGGTTCTTGGACAAGTTCAAACCTTGGACAGTT AGCAAAGCAAGTGTCCAGGAGCTTTACATGGGTAGAAACCCACCAATGTTTACCTCCATGAGAGTTCTACCTGAGACATCAGATGATGACCATTTG GTTCTTGAGCTGGGAATGAATTTCCTTTCTGCTGAAGATATGAGTGCCATACTTGCTATGCAGCTGCATAAGAGTGTGGGACTTGGAATGACTGCAAACATGCATTTAACTAGCATGCATGTTGAGGGAAAG ATTTTAGTTGGTGTGAAGTTTGTTAGGAGCTGGCCGTTTCTTGGCCGTGTAAGACTTTGCTTTGTGGAGCCACCTTATTTTCAGATGACTGTGAAACCACTCATTAATCACGGGCTTGATGTCACTGAGTTTCCAGGAATTTCAGGATGGCTA GACAAGTTAATGGATACTGCATTTGGGCAGACATTAGTCGAG CCCAATATGATTGTTATCAATGTGGAAAAATTTGCATCCACTCCTTCAG AAAATAACTGGTTCAGCATTGAGGAGAGGCCTCCTATTGCGTATGTGAAGCTTGAGATTTTGGAAGGAACTGAcatgaagccatctgatatAAATG GACTAGCGGACCCTTATGTGAAAGGTCGTCTGGGTcctttcaaatttcaaacaGAGATACAGAGGAAAACACTATCCCCTAAGTGGTTTGAAGAATTCAAAATACCAATCACATCATGGGAGGCATCAAATGAACTTGTCATGGAAGTTCGTGATAAGGACCCCATGTTTGATGACTCGCTTGG AGGATGTACCATCGATTTACATGAGCTGAGAGGTGGACAAAGACATGACAAGTGGATATCACTGAATAATGTCAAGAAAGGAAGGATTCACTTGGCGGTAACAGTTGAAGATATATCTGAG GACAAAAATGTATCATGTTCGGACGAACCATTGAAGAAAGCTGATGCTGAACTACCAGTATTAACCTCTGCAGACAGCACAACGGATGCTGGTGAACTGCCTGAAGAAAAGAAAGTCTTAATGGATGAAGTGGAGCACATAAACATTGATGGACAAGAACAACCTGGAGGGTTATATGTTCATCGCCCTGGCGCTGGGGTTCCAAAGACATGGGAATCCCGGAAGGGACGAGCACGCGCCCCGGACACACAGATTTACCAAGAGGTTGACAAGTCAAAGGAAATCCCCGCACCAAAAAGCAGTGGACATGGGGGTCTGTTTAACCTAGGCTCCTTTTTCCGGAAGAACTCAAGGAAGGAGAGCTTCAAAGGTGATCCCAGCCTTCCTACTACTCCGGGTTCTCAGAGTGTGACAGAGCTTGATCCAAAGCTCCCCAAAACACCACATCCCAACCTGAAGGAGCTTGGTGAGAAGCGGACATCAATAAAGCTTGTAGTGAATGAAGAAGCAAGCCCAGCAAGCAAGGTGGGAGACACGGATAACTCAACAGAAGATGTAGCAAAGGTGATCCAAAAAAATGCAGGTGAACCAGGCAGATCACTGACGAGCACACTGAGCAGGAATATTTctaggaagagagaggaggacaGGTTATCAGATATCCAGGAGCAGATTGAAGCTCATGGATCTGAGTCGGTGACGGTGAGTGAAGAGCATATTCCCGTTGAAGGTGAACCAATAGAAAAGGAGGGCCATCAGACAACGGAACATGAGAATGGTGATGGTGCTGAAGAAGATTCAGTGGGAGCAGAGATTGCTACTCAGGCCTCATAA